Proteins from one Elgaria multicarinata webbii isolate HBS135686 ecotype San Diego chromosome 3, rElgMul1.1.pri, whole genome shotgun sequence genomic window:
- the NEURL1B gene encoding E3 ubiquitin-protein ligase NEURL1B — MGNTVHKTLADTSQQARSVSHRPYYTLPNGSHERRSVVTIAEPPRFHFQAKGKNIRLDAHSRKATRRNSFCNGITFTNRPIHLYEKVRLKLVSVHHGWSGALRFGFTTHDPSQMSGDDIPKYACPDLVTRPGFWAKALPERFALRDNILAFWVDRHGRVFYSINDEEPILFHCGVKVSGPLWALIDVYGITHEVQILDGMFAETMTSTRLSNARLSTCLPQTSHDSANFNNNELENNQVVAKIANLNLNRMPGLPTDNHTIPCCPSRRQLAQVVPAFLDTDLRFHPTHGPDINFSQDRMSACTNWQESNRTLVFSDRPLHIGESLFVEVGHLGLPYYGALAFGITSCDPGTLRTNELPADPDFLLDRKEYWVVCRGFPVLNNGDILNFVVLPNGEVHHGINGISRGMLMCVDTSQSLWVFFTIHGVINQLKILGTVQSSPVTVSPSGSPGGSQYDSDSDMAFSVNRSSSASESSLVTAPSSPLSPPVSPVFPPPEPSSSKNGECTVCFDNEVDVVIYTCGHMCLCNTCGLKLKKQLNACCPICRRVIKDIIKIYRP, encoded by the exons ACACAAGTCAGCAGGCACGCTCGGTATCTCACAGGCCTTATTACACCCTGCCCAATGGTAGCCATGAGAGGCGGTCCGTCGTCACCATTGCTGAGCCTCCGCGATTCCATTTCCAGGCCAAAGGAAAAAACATACGCCTGGATGCCCATTCTCGCAAGGCCACCCGGAGGAACAGTTTCTGCAACGGAATCACTTTCACCAACCGTCCCATTCACCTGTATGAGAAAGTGCGACTCAAGCTGGTGTCCGTGCACCATGGATGGAGTGGGGCACTGCGCTTTGGTTTCACCACTCATGATCCATCGCAGATGAGTGGAGATGACATACCGAAGTATGCCTGTCCAGACCTGGTGACACGGCCAGGTTTCTGGGCCAAAGCTCTGCCAGAGAGGTTTGCACTAAGGGACAACATCCTGGCATTCTGGGTTGATCGCCATGGGAGAGTTTTCTATAGCATTAACGACGAAGAGCCAATTCTGTTTCACTGCGGCGTCAAAGTCTCCGGGCCTCTCTGGGCACTGATAGATGTCTATGGAATCACCCATGAAGTGCAAATACTGG ATGGTATGTTTGCCGAGACAATGACCTCCACCCGTCTCAGCAACGCACGACTCAGCACTTGCCTTCCACAGACCAGCCATGATTCAGCCAACTTTAACAACAATGAACTAGAGAACAACcaagtggtggccaaaattgccaATCTGAACTTGAATCGTATGCCTGGGCTGCCAACAGATAACCACACCATCCCTTGCTGCCCAAGCAGGCGGCAGCTTGCCCAAGTGGTGCCTGCTTTTCTAGATACAGATCTGCGTTTCCACCCTACCCATGGCCCTGACATTAACTTTTCTCAGGACCGGATGTCTGCCTGCACCAACTGGCAAGAGAGCAATAGGACTTTGGTGTTTTCTGACCGACCTTTGCACATTGGTGAAAGCCTCTTTGTGGAAGTAGGACACTTGGGGCTGCCGTATTATGGGGCCCTCGCATTTGGCATCACCTCTTGTGATCCAGGTACTTTACGGACAAATGAGCTCCCAGCCGATCCAGACTTCCTTCTGGATCGCAAGGAGTACTGGGTGGTTTGCCGAGGGTTCCCAGTCCTCAACAATGGAGACATCCTCAACTTTGTGGTCTTGCCAAATGGAGAAGTGCACCATGGAATAAATGGGATAAGCCGAGGGATGCTGATGTGCGTCGATACCTCCCAATCGCTGTGGGTATTCTTCACGATCCATGGTGTAATCAATCAGCTCAAAATATTAG GCACAGTGCAGTCTAGCCCTGTGACTGTCTCCCCCTCAGGATCCCCTGGAGGCTCACAGTATGACAGCGATTCAGACATGGCTTTCAGTGTGAACAGGTCTTCGTCTGCTTCTGAGTCGTCCCTAG TGACTGCTCCGAGTTCTCCTCTGAGCCCTCCGGtgtctcctgtgttcccacctcCAGAGCCTTCGAGCAGCAAGAACGGCGAGTGCACCGTTTGCTTTGACAATGAGGTGGATGTGGTGATCTACACCTGTGGACACATGTGCCTCTGCAACACCTGTGGTCTTAAGCTGAAGAAGCAACTCAATGCCTGCTGCCCAATCTGCCGACGGGTCATCAAAGACATTATTAAAATCTACCGCCCTtaa